Part of the Novipirellula caenicola genome is shown below.
ATGAAACCGACGACGCTGCGTCGACGGGACCTAAAAAGGCATCGACCTAACGAACCCAATTGCCAACATCACTTGGCAATCCCTGCGGCGAGGCTCCGGCAACCGGAGTACTTGTCGCCACCGCGGAAAAATCCGCACACGCATCCGGTTCGAATCACAAACCGAAACGAACCGCTGCAGTTATTTCCGCTTCTATTGAAGGAGGCGTAACGATGAATGATGCAAAACAGTTGCCGGTGATTTCAGGCAGCGAATCAACCAACAGCAGCATGCTCGAGTCACCCGATCATGTGCTTAGCACGCTTGAAAAAGACGGTTCACGGCGCTGGCTGCGGCCAACCTTGTCGACCGGGTTTTGGTGGAAATGGCGACGCTGGATCGCCTACGGCTTGGTCGCCTTCTTCGTCGTGTTGCCTCACGTTCGCATCGGAGGATTGCCGCCGATTTTGTTGGACGTGCCGGCCCGACGCTTCGTTTTCTTGGGCCATGTCTTCTTGCCCACCGACACGTTGTTGTTGGCGCTGGTGATGCTGGGCGTGTTTTTGACGATCGTGTTGGCCACCGCGTTGACCGGACGCATTTGGTGTGGTTGGGCCTGTCCGCAAACGGTCTACATGGAATACCTGTTCCGGCCTATCGACCGTTGGTTCGAGGGCACCGTGGGCAAAGGGGGACAAGCCAAACGACCGATCGAAGGTTGGCGGCGGATCGCTCGCTGGGCCGTCTACGTGGTGCTGTGCATGTTTCTCGCCCACACGTTTTTAGCATACTTTGTCGGCACCGATCGCCTTGCCCAGTGGATCCGCAGCTCACCGATCGAACACCCCGCGGCCTTTATGGTGATGGGCGTGACAACCGGCTTGATGCTGTTTGACTTCCTGTTTTTCCGAGAGCAACTCTGCTTGATTGCATGTCCCTACGGACGCTTTCAATCGGTGATGTTGGATCGGCAAAGCATGATCGTCGCCTATGACACGAAACGGGGCGAGCCTCGCAAACGAGGGAAACATGTGGCGGGCGATGGCGCAGGCGACTGTGTCGATTGCCACCAATGCGTTCGCGTTTGCCCGACCGGGATCGACATACGCGATGGATTGCAATTGGAATGCATCAACTGTACCCAGTGTATCGATGCATGCGACGATGTGATGACCAAGGTGGGCAAACCGACGGGGCTGATTCGCTACAGTTCTCAAGACGCCCTGGATGGCAAGCAACTTAAATTCTTTCGCTTTCGCACCGTCGCTTACCCCATGTTGCTTGTGGCGGTGGGCATCGGTTTCCTTGCCGTGTTGTCGACCAAGTACGCGTTTGATGCTCGTTTGATTCGCGGCAAAGGCAACCCGTTTCACCGACATGTGACCGGCAACGTCAGCAACCAATTCCGATTGCGACTCGTCAACCGCAGCAACGAACCGCGTGAATACACCGTCGAGGTGGTGAAGCCTGAGTCGGCGATCATTCGCGAGATCGGTGACGACAGTCCCAAGCTGGACAGCAACGCAACCGAACTTGTCCCGTTGGTGGTCGAAGTTCCGGGGGAAGTGTTTGGCCCTGGAGGCAATGTCGCAGGAGAGCTGCGAATTCGCGATGACGCCGGCAACGAGCGCACCCTCAAAATGCAATTACTAGGTCCACGACGATGATCGAAAAGACAACCACAACGAACCGCATGCCCGAATTCAACCGCATCGCCAATCGCAACGCCGCCATTCGTTGGGGCGGTTTGGTGGTTGGGCTGTTGTCGTTACAAGTCGCCGTGGGGGTCGTCGCCATCATGTTGGCCACCGGCGATCCGTCGGCCGCAGTCCTTCCCGACTACTACCAGAAATCGCTTGAATGGGATGACCACAGAAAATCCGAAAGCGTCTCACGCGAACTCGGTTGGAAATTGACGTTAGTGCCAATTCCGGGTCAACACACCGCGACGCTGCAGGGCGTTTTGTCCGACACCGATGGCAAACCGATCCGAATCGCATCGGGAACCATCCACATGTATCACTACGCCCGCGCCGCGGAGGTGAAAACGTTTTCGATTCAGCCAAACTCAAACGGCGTGGTCGTTGCCGAAGACTGTTTCTCTGCGGATGGGTTATGGAAAATCGAGATCGACGTCACCAATGACCAAGACCAACAATTTGTCCATTCGCAGGACATGCTCGTCACTCAAACGCAGCGTCGGCTGACGAAGGGAAACTAATCGTGTTGACGCTGGCGATGGCGGTGATGGTAGCGAGTTTGCTTGGCAGTCTGCATTGCGTTGGCATGTGCGGACCGCTGGCGCTGTGGGTCACCGGCGGCGGATCAAGCCGGGCGACGATCAGTGCGTACCACGTTGGCCGGCTGAGCACGTATTTGATCGCCGGCACGGCGGCGGGGATTTTAGGAGCCGCCGTTTCGATCGGTGGCGACATGGTCGGTTTCCAATCGGCGGCGGCCAAGGTCGCCGGCAGTTTGTTGATCGCCGTCGGACTGTTTCGCTTGGCAAAATTGCACCCGCGGTTTAACCGCCCGCTGCTGAGTTCGGCAACGACCTCGGGGCCTTCGACGGTCGCCGCGGTGCTGAAGCGATTCAAACCGCTGTTGGATCGGCAAACCGCGGTGTCACGCGCCTACCTAGGCGGCTTGATCACGACTTGGTTACCGTGCGGTTGGTTGTATTTGTTTGTATTGGTCGCTGCGGGAACCGGTGGCGTGTTGCCCGCAGTGGTTGTGATGTTCGCCTTTTGGATCGGGACGCTTCCAGCGCTGACCACGATGTTGGTCGGCATTCACTCGTTGACGCCGAAGCTGCGAGGCATGTTGCCGATCGCGGCGAGTGTGTTTCTGATCGTGACCGGACTTTATACAGTCACCGGTCGTGCGGCGGTGGACGTTTCGAGCTTGGTGGCTCCGACGCTTGGCGATGAAATCACGACAACGTCGCTGATCGATTTGAAAGACGAACCGCTGCCGTGCTGTGCTGAAACGGTTTCTGACGGCCAGCCGAGCGAGTGCCCCTGTTGTGCCAGCACCGATGCCCTCTCACCCCAAACGGTCGACCCATGAGCTCGACTACGGACCCCCTGCAAACGGGGCAAACGGTCGAGTGTGTGCATTGTGGCTTGCCCGCTCCCAAGCCCGACAATGATTCTGCGCCCGCGTTCTGCTGCAATGGCTGCAAAGGGGCCTGGGAATTGATTCATGGCTGGGGACTCGAGGACTATTACGCACTGCGTGATTGTGGTCCCTCTGAAACGCTCGAGGATCGAGGTCGCGATTCGTTTGACGATCTGGACGATCCTAAACTGTTATTTCCTTCGGTGGTCAAACAGGGGATTGGCCCCAACGGCATCGAATTGGCTCGGGTCCGCTTATCGATCCGCGGGCTGCACTGTGCCGCATGCGCATGGTTAATCGAGCAAGCCCCCAATCATGTCGCCGGATGGCATTCTGCATCGGTGCAAATGCATTCGCGATCGGTCGAATTGGTTTACGATCCGAGCGTTGTCAAACTCAGCCAACTCGGACGGCTGCTAAAAACGATCGGTTATCGCGTGGTGCCGCTTGATGAATCAGACGAACGAAACGCCAGCAACCAAGAGAGTCGGCGGCTGCTTGTCGATGTTGCGATCGCTGGCTTTTGTGCGATGAACGCGATGTGGATTGCGGTGGCGCTATACGCCGGAGCGTTTTCGGGAATCGAGGAATCTCAACGCAATCTGCTGCGGTTCACCGGCGTGGGGCTGGGCGTGGCCGCGGTGATCTTTCCAGGCCGCGTGTTCTTGCGAGGCGCGGTGGCCTCGATTCGCTTGCGAGTACCGCACATGGATTTGCCGGTCGCCCTTGGGTTATCCGCCGGGGTGATCGCCAGCATCTATGGATTGTTCGAGACTTCGTCGGAAGTTTACTTCGATTCGATCGCGACGCTGGTGTTTTTTTTGTTGGTCGGTCGCTGGGTGCAGCTTCGTCAACAGCACTCCGCCGGACGTGCGATTTCAGCCCTCCTAAACTTGACGCCCAATGCGGCCACGCGAGTGGACGAGGATGAAAGGCTGACGCGTGTTCCGGCATCCGAAATCAGGCCAGGCGACATCGTCCGCGTCGAACCTGGAGAAAGCATTCCGGTGGACGGACGCGTAGTTCGAGGACAATCGCATCTCGATCGATCGCTGTTGACCGGGGAAAGTCGACCAGTCGCGATCGGTGTTGGATCGGATGTCGAAGCCGGTACAGAAAACATCGAGTCGGTCATTCATGTGGAAACCACCGCCATGGGCGAAGCCACTCGGCTTGGTGCGCTTTCTCAGTCGGTTGCCGAGGCGGCAGCAAGCAAAACTCCAATCGTTCAATTGGCTAATCGCGTGGGTGGATGGTTCGTCAGCGTGGTGATGGTGCTGGCGGTCGTCACCGTTGCTGCATGGTGGCATGTCGATCCGTCGCTTGCGATCAATCACAGCGTTGCCTTGCTGATTGTCGCCTGTCCCTGCGCGTTGGCGTTGGCCACTCCGCTGGCGATTGCCGTTGCGGTCGGCCGACTTGCCGAACGACGCATCCTGGTTCGCTCGGGTGAATCGCTGGAACAATTCTCGAAACCCGGAACGATCTTTTTCGACAAAACGGGAACGCTCACGCAAGGGCGGATGCAAGTCACACACTGGTTCGGCGAAGCAGAGATTTTGCAGCGAGTGCAAGCGATCGAATCAACCATCGGACATCCGATCGCCCGAGCCATCGCCGCATACCAACGAAACAGCGACGTCGACTCGATCACAGCGACCGACGTGCAAAACCGCGTCGGCGTCGGCGTCGAAGGAGTAGTGCAAGGACGACGTTTCACGATCGGCAGCCTGAAACTGGTCGATCAATTGGACCTCGCCGTATGTCCGCTCGAGCAAGAACAGATCGAAACGATCCTGGCATCCGGGTCCACGCCGATCTTGGTCGTGGTGGACGAACGGATCGAGGCCCTCTTTGGCGTCAGCGACCCGCTGCGCAGCGAAGCCAAGCAAGTCATCGCTCAATTGCGTGATAGCGGATGGAAGGTCGCGATGTTGTCGGGGGACCACGGCTCGATTGTGCGTGAAGTGGCTAATCGATTGGGCATCGACGCCAAGCTCGCCTTAGGGGACCAATCTCCCGAACAAAAGTTAGCGGCGATCCAGCGGGCGAAACAAGACGGGCATGTGGTCGCGATGGTCGGTGATGGCGTCAACGACGCCGCGGCCTTGGCGGCAGCCGATGTCGGGGTGGCACTTCGAGGCGGAGCGAACGCAAGTCTTGCGGCGGCACCGATTTTGATTGGCAACAGCCGGCTCGAAGGCATCGTCACGCTGACGAAGACCGCTAAACGAACCGCTCGTTCGATTCGGCAAAATTTTGCAGTTTCCATTGGCTACAATGGGATTGCCGCGGTGTTGGCGATGACGGGAATCATCAGCCCGCTGATCGCGGCCATCTTGATGCCAATCAGTTCATTGACCGTATTGACGATGACGCTTGCCACGCCAGTCGTCGATGCAGCGGCGGCGGATGCGAATCAATCAAAATCGTCGCCACGAACAAGTCCTCCTCCCACCATGGAACCCGTCATATGAGTGTTTTGACGATCGCGTTGCCGATTGCATTGCTGTTGGGGGGATCGGCGCTGGTGGCCTGCATTTGGTCGATCCGCCATGGGCAATTTGATGATCTCGATTCTGCCTCAGTCCGCATCCTGGTCGACGAGAAACGGCTGGATGATACGGGGCCGAACCAGACCGGCAGCGGCGAGGACGGCCAGCGAGGGGATCATCGGTGACCGCATCCGCAGGTTGCTCCAGTAAATCGAGTGGATCGCAGAGAGCGTGATGACCAACGTGATGATCGCCCACCACGGCGGTGTCAACACAACGCGTCTGAGCCGAAACAGTCCGACGAGCGTCGCGATCCAAAAGGCCACGTAGTAAAGCGTCACGATCACAATCGGGGGCCAGGATCGGCCGGGGACATGATGAGGCATCGGACTGTACAATCGCCCGAGCCGAACGAAACAAGACCAAACGAACATGGACGGCTGGCGAGCAATCGTTGCCTTGGCGGCCTGGTACGACCACTGGTCATCTTGGTGTTCATTCAGCGGTCGCGGTTCCGGCAACGTCTGCGCCGGATTGGACCAATCGGTTTGCCAAAACGCCTCGCTTGTCGGATCGCCTTGAAAACGATGTGCGTATGCGTCGAGAAACGGTTCGGCGTCCCAGGCTTCGGCAAACTTGCCGTGGCGAAGGTAGTCGTAGAACGAGGGATTGTTGGCCAGCAACAGCGTGTAGCCTCCGTGGCTGGTCGCCCACACCGGATGCCCCACCGCGTTCCAATTTCGAACGGTCCATAATCCCACGGCCAGCCCCATGATCATTGCAGCGGCAACCGTGCACGCCACTCGGCGAGTCCAGCAGATTTTCGTGCTGAACAAGATTGCAGGCAACATCAGCACCGCCCACACCAAGAACGTGGGGCGACAAAGGTAGGTCAACGCAAGCAAAACCGCGAGCATCACCGCATTTGCCAGCGTCGGTGACGGCTTCCAGCGGCACACCCAAAACCAAACGACCAGCGTCGCCAGGGTCGCCGCGATGGTTTCGGTCATCACCAGGGTGGATTGTTGGACCAAAATGGGATCGATTATCACCAACACGGCCGCAAAAATACTGGCGTTCCCGAAACGTCCCCCGTCGATCAATCGTGACGCGATCGATAAAGTGCATACAGCGGTCAGCACCCCGAGTCCCACGTGCAGCAAACCCACTAGCAAATCGTTGACGTGGTGATCGACTGTCAACCACGAAAGCAGGTAGGGATAAAGCGGCGGACGAAAGGCGGTTGGCTTGGCCGACTCGACTGCGGGGGATCCTGGGGCGCTCGCGGCGGGCAGCCCAAACACCCCGGTTTTGGAAAGCGTTTCAGCGATCACTCGATATGCGTCGGGATCTTGATCAAATTGGTCAAGGTTGCTCAGCACCACTCCGCCTCGAACGACCAACGCTAACATGATGATGCCAACGAATTTCATTCGATTTGATAAAGCGGATGGAGTCCAAGTGGGCATGAGCAATGCAGGAATCGATGACGAGAGAGCCAATTTGATATCCGCAATATTAGCCGAGCCTAGCATGGACTGCGAGCGAGCACGATGAACAAACCGCCCCGCATGAACCAAAAGCCCGCCAGCGTGGCTTCGCGTTTGATTCAGTTCCGCATTGGATTGTCGCTGATCGGCTTGATCCTGTTTGCCGCTGCGTGGCCGTTTTCACAGCGACTCGAGCTGGACCGCAGCATCACGGCGATGTTTTCGCCCACCGATCCCACGCTGGTCGAATACCAAACGCTGCAAAATTCGTTCGGCGGCAATGCGGTTGCGATCATGGTCTATCCCGACGCCGATTTGATGTCCAATGAAGGGCTGCGGCGAAGCGCCGCGATCGAGTCGGAAGTTCGAAAAATCCCGGGCGTCGATGGCGTTCTATCACCATCAACGCTCAACGCCGCCGTTGAAAAGGTTCGTCCCAGCGGTTTCTTTCGCAGCGAATCGGACGTTCCTGGGTTGGCTCGGCGAGACGACCTTGTCGCTCGCGGTATCGAACATCTGTTCGAAGGCTACACCCATTCCGACAACCACCATCTCGCTGCGGTCGTGGTGATGTTGTCGCCGAAACATCCTCCAGAGGCGATTGAATCGCTGCAAGCAATCGCCAACAAGCTTCCCGAGCAATTCGAAGCGATCGCCGAACCCGGTGTCGTGGTCGGTGAACCGGTGCTGATCCACGATGGTTTCAATTTGATTGAACGGGACGGACGCAAACTGACCACCGTGACGCTGATCCTGCTGAGCATCGTTGTGCTGGTGACCTTGATGGACCTGCGTTTTGTTGCCTTGACCGGATTGGTGGTCGTGTGGTCGATCGTCGTAACCGAAGCGACATTGGTGCTGCTGGGGCTACAACAATCGCTGGTTTCGACGATCATGCCCGCGATCATCACCGTGATCGCGGTCGCAGCGGTGTTGCATCTAGGAACAAAGTTCCAGGACGCCAAAGCCAAGGGGCTCAGTCGCTATGACGCAACACGACGATCGTTTTCGCTATTGATCGTTCCGATCCTGTGGACGTGTTTAACCGATGCCGCCGGGTTCGCGGCGCTGGGGTCATCACGGATCCTGCCGGTGCGTCAATTTGGTGCGATGATCGCCATCGCCTCGATCGCCGTTTTTATCGCCATCGTGTTGTTCGCGGGAGTGACGATGATGTTGCCGGAGTTGAGTTTCGGTAAATCACTGCACCGGATGCAGCGACGAATGACACGCAGCGTCAGCCGGCGATGCACCAAGATCGCGGCCGCGTTTGTGTCACGACGAAAAATCGCGGTCACGTTCGCGCTCGCACTGTTGGGCGTTTCGGTCGTGGGGACATGGCAAGCCCAACCAGAAACCAGTTTTTTGAACAACTTCCGCAGCGATAGTGCGATCGTGCTTGCGTACGACAAGGTCGAGCAGCAGTTCGGCGGCGCGGGGGTTTGGGACGTCCTGTTGCCGGCGCCGCCACAATTAAGTCGCGATTACTTGAAACAAGTCCTGATGATCGAAAAGGACCTGCGTGGCATTGATCTCGATGGCACCAAGTTGACCAAGGTGTTGAGCATGGCGGACGCGGAGTACGTGGTCGGCAAAGCCCCGCTACTGAAATTTGCTCCGCCGTCGCTGCGGATGACGGGCATGCGAGCCACGATGCCAGAGTTTGTCGATGCCCTGCTGAACTCTGCCGAAACCCAACCGCGTCGCTTGCGAATCATGTTGCGAAGCGAAGAACACTTGCCGGCAGAAGCCAAAACACGGCTGATTGCCGAGGTCCAGCGGATTGTCGAAGAACACACGCAAAGCGACGCATGGAAGACCACGTTCACTCCGACTGCCGAATCGGGTTCCACCGAAGCTGGTTCTTCTGAATCACGTCCGGCTGGATCGCAGCCGATTGTTACCGGTTATTACGTGATGATGTCGCGATTGGTATCGCAATTGGTCGGTGACCAGTGGCGATGTCTGGGATTTGCCGGCGTGTTGGTGTGGTTGTTGTTGTGGATCGCCACTCGATCGATTCGGTTGGCGACTGCGGCGTTGTTGCCCAACTTGCTACCTGCGTTTGTGGTCCTTGCGACGGTGGGATGGATCGGGGGCAAGATCAACATGGGCGCGGCGATGATTGCCGCGGTCTCGATCGGATTGACGATCGATGGGTCGGTCCACCTGTTGGCCATCTATCGCCGTTACCGCAAACACCGGCATCCGATCACGGTGGCGGTCACGCACGCAGCCGGACGCGTCGGAGTCCCTATCTTGCTGGCGACCTGTGCGTTGGTTTTCGGGTTCAGCATCTTGTCGACCAGCGAATTCATTCCGACCGCCACGTTTGGCACGCTGGTCGCCGCCACCTTGTTACTTGGGACGATCGTCAATTTGACGCTGCTGCCTGCCTGTATCGCGTTGATCGATCGCAATGAAGCTCATTAGCGGTCCCCGCACTGATGAATCGAGCTCTGGTGGGCATAGCCAATCGAGCTTGGCCCAGACGATCCAGGCACGACTCCGATCCACAGCAGCGGCCGGTTCAGCAGCGGCCGGTTCGACGCGGCCCGTTTCCCTTGATGGACGTGGCCGCTCGAAATTGGGCCGCTCGAAAATGGGCCGCTCGAACTTAAGCCGTTCGACAAAGGGCCAAATCGAAACCGACCACGTCTGGAAACTGCAGGCTGCTTTTGGCTACTTGAATTCACCCAAGAGGGTTTAGAATTCTTCCGAGATGGTCTCTCGGGCGGCACGCGAGCCGAGGGATCCCCAGAGACCGTAGGGGCTTTGCTCTCCCTTTTGCACAGGATCAGCATCGCTGTTGCCTGCGTCGATCGAATCGGTGATGAACTTGACCGCTCCATCGCCCATCAGCACATGTGCACCACCTTGGTGGCGGCTTGCGATGGTCGAGATACCTTGGCCTCCGTCGCCACCGCTGGTGATACAGCTGGCGCCGTTAGGCGGAAGCACCGTATGCACACTGGCAAAGGGCAAACGTCCGTCAGCCCAGCGATATCCGCGTTCCCGTGAACTTCCGTTGAGCACGGATTGCGATGCGGGGTAGTGCTGCGGGCGTTCGGGATCCGCCAAATTGGTACACCGGCTGGGGGTGAACAGCGAGGCGTAGTGAACGCTGTTGGCCATGTCGGCGATGATCTCTTTATTCCCCAGGCTGGTTGCAATTTCACCGGCGGCGATGGTATTGGAAAGGCCGTCGAGCGTGTCGCGGAACCGGGTCGAGTGGCGGTTCCAGAACATTCCTCGGTTGCTGCCACGGACCCACGCGGGAACTTGGCTCAAGTCGCTGGTCGTTCTGGCCCATGCATCGTTTTCGGCGTTCCAGCCTGGCCATGCATCGTTACCCGACCAATCGTAGAAGCCGCTACGATTTTTTCCGCCGTCATGGCTCATGCGTGGGTTGTCGCCAAGGCACGCGGCGTAATTGGTTCGGCCCAACGCTGGCAAGCCAATGCCGGGATCACTCGGACAACGGAACGATGGAATGTCCGACGCCCAAGGGGCGAAACCCGCAAACCATGGCGAAGGTCCCATCGGTTGGTATTGGTCGCCCTCGGAGTCGACTCCATTCGAAATCTGCTCCCACATTGCTTGTTGTTCGACGAAGGGAGTCAGACCGACAAGCCAGCTCAAGACCATATTGTTTTGGTCGGCTCCGTTACCGCTTCCCGCTGCATCGGTTCCGGTCATGTTGATCGGCAGCTGGTTGTAGGCCGAATGATAGTTGTGAATTCCAAGACCGATTTGTTTGAAATTATTGCTGCAGCTCATGCGGCGTGCGGCTTCACGTGCCGCTTGCACGGCGGGCAACAGCAGCCCGACCAATACTCCGATGATGGCAATCACGACAAGTAGCTCGACCAGCGTAAAACCGTCGGTTTTGGGTCGATTCGGGGTAGGGGATGGTTGTTTCATTTCGTTCTCTCGTAATCAATATCAATGAATTTACTGCGTTCGTCAGTCCCAACGACTGGCAACGCATGGGTAATAGGGGAGTAACCAACGGGAAAAAAAATCCCGGCGGGCTAGGACCGATTCATCGCTTTTTCTTCGGCGGTTGGCCCATCGCTGGCCGCTTCCTCGGCGGATCGCTCATATTCGGACGAGATCGCGCCTGCTTGGGCGTCCAGGTCTTCGCGTGATTGACCTTCGACAACGTTGACCGGTGCGTTCGAATCACTGCAGCCGAGGGTGCAAAAGAGAGGTGCCGAAAGCGTCATCGCCATGATGAGGTGGGCAAAGGTCTTCATAAGAGGGGAGTTCCTAGTATGTATTTGGATGTAGGTTGGGGGGCAATCAATCCGCCACAAGCCACGTGAATTAGTTGTGACTTGCGACGCGTACAGGACCACCTAAAGGCGGCTGCTATCACGTTAAACAAACGGAATTTTCGTTCCTTAACAGCACAAACCGAATTATTTGAAAATTCTCCCACCTCAGACCTCTGTAGCGGCGTCTCACCGGCCTAAACAGCGATCCCGCCGCGTAGCATCCACCACGATTTTTACCGTGTTTTCCGCTATGCGCTGCAGACTGTATGCGATCGAGATTGCGCATAGTTGGCGCTGCCGCATGTGAGGTCAGCTCCGCAGAATCTGGTTGCTCCCCCCTCGCGCGAAGCTGCGTGTTTTGATGGGGTCCGCCGCAGGCTCGATTGGGTGGAGCAATCGGGCAGGATAGACCGGGGCAAGGTGGATCGGGGCTGGGTGGATCGATGGGCAGCCGGACTGCCCGCCAGTGGATAACTCGACAGCTCGCGAGTCAAGTTGCGATGGAACTGTTACTCTTGCCCGGCCACTTCGACTTCGATCGAATCTCGCAGCATCGCGATTTGCGGTTCCGAGAATTGGCCGTCCGCAACGATCAC
Proteins encoded:
- a CDS encoding DUF1559 domain-containing protein — translated: MKQPSPTPNRPKTDGFTLVELLVVIAIIGVLVGLLLPAVQAAREAARRMSCSNNFKQIGLGIHNYHSAYNQLPINMTGTDAAGSGNGADQNNMVLSWLVGLTPFVEQQAMWEQISNGVDSEGDQYQPMGPSPWFAGFAPWASDIPSFRCPSDPGIGLPALGRTNYAACLGDNPRMSHDGGKNRSGFYDWSGNDAWPGWNAENDAWARTTSDLSQVPAWVRGSNRGMFWNRHSTRFRDTLDGLSNTIAAGEIATSLGNKEIIADMANSVHYASLFTPSRCTNLADPERPQHYPASQSVLNGSSRERGYRWADGRLPFASVHTVLPPNGASCITSGGDGGQGISTIASRHQGGAHVLMGDGAVKFITDSIDAGNSDADPVQKGEQSPYGLWGSLGSRAARETISEEF
- a CDS encoding heavy metal translocating P-type ATPase; protein product: MSSTTDPLQTGQTVECVHCGLPAPKPDNDSAPAFCCNGCKGAWELIHGWGLEDYYALRDCGPSETLEDRGRDSFDDLDDPKLLFPSVVKQGIGPNGIELARVRLSIRGLHCAACAWLIEQAPNHVAGWHSASVQMHSRSVELVYDPSVVKLSQLGRLLKTIGYRVVPLDESDERNASNQESRRLLVDVAIAGFCAMNAMWIAVALYAGAFSGIEESQRNLLRFTGVGLGVAAVIFPGRVFLRGAVASIRLRVPHMDLPVALGLSAGVIASIYGLFETSSEVYFDSIATLVFFLLVGRWVQLRQQHSAGRAISALLNLTPNAATRVDEDERLTRVPASEIRPGDIVRVEPGESIPVDGRVVRGQSHLDRSLLTGESRPVAIGVGSDVEAGTENIESVIHVETTAMGEATRLGALSQSVAEAAASKTPIVQLANRVGGWFVSVVMVLAVVTVAAWWHVDPSLAINHSVALLIVACPCALALATPLAIAVAVGRLAERRILVRSGESLEQFSKPGTIFFDKTGTLTQGRMQVTHWFGEAEILQRVQAIESTIGHPIARAIAAYQRNSDVDSITATDVQNRVGVGVEGVVQGRRFTIGSLKLVDQLDLAVCPLEQEQIETILASGSTPILVVVDERIEALFGVSDPLRSEAKQVIAQLRDSGWKVAMLSGDHGSIVREVANRLGIDAKLALGDQSPEQKLAAIQRAKQDGHVVAMVGDGVNDAAALAAADVGVALRGGANASLAAAPILIGNSRLEGIVTLTKTAKRTARSIRQNFAVSIGYNGIAAVLAMTGIISPLIAAILMPISSLTVLTMTLATPVVDAAAADANQSKSSPRTSPPPTMEPVI
- a CDS encoding FixH family protein — its product is MIEKTTTTNRMPEFNRIANRNAAIRWGGLVVGLLSLQVAVGVVAIMLATGDPSAAVLPDYYQKSLEWDDHRKSESVSRELGWKLTLVPIPGQHTATLQGVLSDTDGKPIRIASGTIHMYHYARAAEVKTFSIQPNSNGVVVAEDCFSADGLWKIEIDVTNDQDQQFVHSQDMLVTQTQRRLTKGN
- the ccoG gene encoding cytochrome c oxidase accessory protein CcoG, with the translated sequence MNDAKQLPVISGSESTNSSMLESPDHVLSTLEKDGSRRWLRPTLSTGFWWKWRRWIAYGLVAFFVVLPHVRIGGLPPILLDVPARRFVFLGHVFLPTDTLLLALVMLGVFLTIVLATALTGRIWCGWACPQTVYMEYLFRPIDRWFEGTVGKGGQAKRPIEGWRRIARWAVYVVLCMFLAHTFLAYFVGTDRLAQWIRSSPIEHPAAFMVMGVTTGLMLFDFLFFREQLCLIACPYGRFQSVMLDRQSMIVAYDTKRGEPRKRGKHVAGDGAGDCVDCHQCVRVCPTGIDIRDGLQLECINCTQCIDACDDVMTKVGKPTGLIRYSSQDALDGKQLKFFRFRTVAYPMLLVAVGIGFLAVLSTKYAFDARLIRGKGNPFHRHVTGNVSNQFRLRLVNRSNEPREYTVEVVKPESAIIREIGDDSPKLDSNATELVPLVVEVPGEVFGPGGNVAGELRIRDDAGNERTLKMQLLGPRR
- a CDS encoding sulfite exporter TauE/SafE family protein: MLTLAMAVMVASLLGSLHCVGMCGPLALWVTGGGSSRATISAYHVGRLSTYLIAGTAAGILGAAVSIGGDMVGFQSAAAKVAGSLLIAVGLFRLAKLHPRFNRPLLSSATTSGPSTVAAVLKRFKPLLDRQTAVSRAYLGGLITTWLPCGWLYLFVLVAAGTGGVLPAVVVMFAFWIGTLPALTTMLVGIHSLTPKLRGMLPIAASVFLIVTGLYTVTGRAAVDVSSLVAPTLGDEITTTSLIDLKDEPLPCCAETVSDGQPSECPCCASTDALSPQTVDP
- the ccoS gene encoding cbb3-type cytochrome oxidase assembly protein CcoS; amino-acid sequence: MSVLTIALPIALLLGGSALVACIWSIRHGQFDDLDSASVRILVDEKRLDDTGPNQTGSGEDGQRGDHR
- a CDS encoding efflux RND transporter permease subunit, which translates into the protein MNKPPRMNQKPASVASRLIQFRIGLSLIGLILFAAAWPFSQRLELDRSITAMFSPTDPTLVEYQTLQNSFGGNAVAIMVYPDADLMSNEGLRRSAAIESEVRKIPGVDGVLSPSTLNAAVEKVRPSGFFRSESDVPGLARRDDLVARGIEHLFEGYTHSDNHHLAAVVVMLSPKHPPEAIESLQAIANKLPEQFEAIAEPGVVVGEPVLIHDGFNLIERDGRKLTTVTLILLSIVVLVTLMDLRFVALTGLVVVWSIVVTEATLVLLGLQQSLVSTIMPAIITVIAVAAVLHLGTKFQDAKAKGLSRYDATRRSFSLLIVPILWTCLTDAAGFAALGSSRILPVRQFGAMIAIASIAVFIAIVLFAGVTMMLPELSFGKSLHRMQRRMTRSVSRRCTKIAAAFVSRRKIAVTFALALLGVSVVGTWQAQPETSFLNNFRSDSAIVLAYDKVEQQFGGAGVWDVLLPAPPQLSRDYLKQVLMIEKDLRGIDLDGTKLTKVLSMADAEYVVGKAPLLKFAPPSLRMTGMRATMPEFVDALLNSAETQPRRLRIMLRSEEHLPAEAKTRLIAEVQRIVEEHTQSDAWKTTFTPTAESGSTEAGSSESRPAGSQPIVTGYYVMMSRLVSQLVGDQWRCLGFAGVLVWLLLWIATRSIRLATAALLPNLLPAFVVLATVGWIGGKINMGAAMIAAVSIGLTIDGSVHLLAIYRRYRKHRHPITVAVTHAAGRVGVPILLATCALVFGFSILSTSEFIPTATFGTLVAATLLLGTIVNLTLLPACIALIDRNEAH